ATCGATAGACGTACCCCCCGCACCTCGGTTCTCGGGCTGCTGGCGGCAGTGCTGTGGCTCGGCTGCGCGCCGACCATCAATCTGCTCAATCCCAACACCCCACGATTCGCGGGCGAGTATGCGGCGCCCATCGCCGACGCCGGCGCCCTCCCACGGCTCCGCATCGTCACCTTCAATGTCAAGCTGGCCCGCCGGATCGACCGCGCCATCGAGGTCCTCCGGAGCGACAGCCTCCACGCCGCCGACGTCATCGCCCTGGAGGAGATGGACGACGCCGGCGTCGAGCGGATCGCGCGGGCGCTCCAGCTCAACTACGTCTACTATCCCGGCTCCATCCACCCGATCGACCACAAGTACTTCGGTCCGGCCGTCCTCTCCCGCTGGCCGATCGAGCGGAGCTGGAAGCTGCTGCTGCCGCACGAGGGGCGGGTCCGCCACCAGCGGCGGACCGCCACCGCCGCCATTCTGAGGGTGGCCGGCCGGCCTGTGCTCGCGTATGCGGTGCATCTGGAGACCCCCATCCGACTCTCGGACAAGGGACGGGCCGACCAGGTACGTGCGGTCCTGTCCGACGCAGCCGGCTTCGCCGGCCCGGTGGTGATCGCGGGCGACTTCAATAGCTACGGCGTCGGCCCGCTGCTGGTACGGCAGGGATACCACTGGCTCACGGCGCGAGTGGGCCCGAGCATCTCGTTTTTCTCCTGGGATCACATCTTCGCCCGTGGCCTCTCGCCCGCCCGGCCAGCCAGCGCTGGCGTGGTGCGGCAGGTGCACGGCGCGAGCGACCATCACCCGGTGTGGGCCGTCGTCGTGGATTAAGCCCCCCCGGACCTAACTGGAGCTCGCCGCCCGCGCCGCGGCTCGGCGCATGACCGTCGACACGAGCAGGTAGGCCTCGGTCCACGCGGCGCGCACCTCGGGCGTGAACTCCTCGCCCAGATTCTGCTCCAGGGTCCAGAGCAGCGCCGCCCCGACCGACTGGTAGTCCGCATCCCTGACGCCATAGTGCAGATGGCGGCTCCCCAGCGCCGCTACCTCGCTGACCAGCACGTCGGGCTGGTCGAGCACCCGCACGATCTCCGCGAGCATCGCCATGAGCTTCCGTTGCAACCTCTCGAGATCGACACTGGCAAAGAGATGCCGGACCGCGGGATCGAGCGCGAAGAGACGCTCGTAAAACGACGCATCCGATTGCACCGTGGGCTCGAAGCGTCGCCAGCTCTCCCGCACGATCGCCTGCTGCTCCGGGGTCATGTGCTCCTCCTCCTGCGGCTTCCAGGCCGTCACGCCCAGGTAAATATCTCATCCCCCCTGTTTGAGGCTAGAGCAGGCCGAAGGCGACGTTCAGACGCTTCTGGCAGTGAAGGAACCGGAGACCGACAGCAGGAGACCTCCCGGCTCCGCTGCAGGCCGGTGGTCTCCAGGGAAAAGGTGCCGACCACCCATGCGTCCGTGACCGAGATGATCCTCAGGGTTCCCGACTGCGCCTGGAATTCCCCGAACGGCCGTTCGGACGGACCGAGCATCACGGAGGCGCGGATGACGTCGGAGGCATCTCCTTGGCAGGAGATGGCATATCTGCCCGGCGCTGGCCGGACGCCGCTCATCACGCGGAAGAAGACCGCGCCCCGCGCGCTGAGCGGGCCAAGAGCCAGTCCGAACACCGCCGGGGCATCGACCCGTCCGGGTACCTGGCTGAAGGTCTCTTCGCCGGAGGTGCGCCTACATCGCCGCTGAGCCGGGCGGTGAACGAGGCGCAATGACGTACTGGCGCCGGCGCAGTCGGGACGCGCTTGGGCTGGCCGGCCCGACGGATGGGTGGTAAATCAATGCGGTAGCGCAAACACTCGCCCGGAGTTGCCCGCCATGAGTCCGAAGCGCTCGGCAACGAAGCGGTCGCGGCCCTGGTCGGATGGATGGCGGCAGCTCCGGACGGCGCGGGCTGCCGTGGCCGTGCTGGTGGGCCTCCTCCTCGCGGTGATTCTGCTCTACGTGAACCTCGCCAGCTCCGAACGGAAGGTCGAGAACCCGCTGCCCCACCGATACGCCACGGCCGATTCCCAGTTCGTCCGGACCATGGGGAGCCTGCTGGGTCCCGGATTCCTGCCGGGGAATCGAGTCACCACCCTGCTCAACGGCGATCAGGTCTTCCCCGCGATGCTCCAGGCGATCCGCTCCGCCCGACGGACGATCACCTTCGAGAACTACATCTACTGGTCCTCCCAGGTGGAGCAGCAGTTCTCCCAGGCACTGGCGGAGCGGGCGCGCGCCGGCGTCCGGGTGCACCTGCTGCTCGACTGGGTGGGCTCGGACAAGAAGGACCGCAACTCCATCGAGCAAATGCGCAAGGCCGGGGTGGAGGTGGTCGAGTATCGGCCGCTCCGCTGGTACAACCTCGACCGGCTCAATCACCGGGACCACCGGAAGATCCTGGTCGTGGACGGCCGGGTAGGATTCACCGGCGGGGTAGGCATCGCGGACAAGTGGCTGGGCCACGCCCAGGATCGGGATCACTGGCGGGACTCCCACTTCCAGGCGGAGGGCCCGGTGGTGGCCCAGCTCCAGTCGGTCTTCATGGACGATTGGTTCGCCACCAGGGGCACGCTGCTGGACGGCCCGGGCTACTTCCCCGACCTGGACCCGGTGGGCCCGGAGTGGGCACAGGCTTTCCGAAGCTCTCCTTCGGGTGGGAGCGAGAGCGTCCGGCTCATGTACCTCCTCGCCATCGCGGCCGCGGCCAGGAGCATCCTCATCGCGAACGCCTATTTCGTTCCCGATCGGGTCACCGTCGCCATGCTGGTCGAGGCCCGCCGGCGAGGCGTGGAGGTCGAGATCATCGTGCCGGGACCGATTCTGGACGCCCAAGTGGTCCGGCGGGCCTCGCGCGAGCTGTGGGGACCGCTGCTCCGGTCCGGGGTGCGGATCTACGAATACCAGCCCACCATGTATCACACCAAGGTCATGGTGGTGGATGATCTCTGGGTCTCCGTGGGCTCGACCAACTTCGACGAGCGCTCGTTCCGGCTGAATCAGGAAGCGAACCTCAACGTGCTGGATCCCGGGTTCGCGGAGGAGCAGGTGCGGGTATTCCGCGAGGATCGGCAGCGCTCGAAGCGGATCACGCTGGAGGAATGGCGGCGCCGGCCGCTGTGGGAGCGGGTCGAAGGGTGGGTGGCCGGCGTGGGTCGGGGGCAGCTCTGAGTATGACGAGGTACGCCGCGTTTCTCCGGGGCGTGAGTCCGATGAACGCCAAGATGCCGGAGCTGAAGCAGGCGTTCGAGTCCGCCGGATTCACCGAGGTAAAGACGGTCCTCTCCAGCGGCAATGTCGTGTTCAACGCGCGCGGCGCTTCGGAGCGGTCCCTCCAGCGCAAGGCGGAGGCGGCCATGAGCCGGCGCCTCGGCCAGGCATTTCTCACCATCGTGCGACCGGTCGAGATCCTCCGCGAGCTGCTCGCCTCCGATCCCTACCGGTCCTTCGGCCTCAGCCCCGCCGCCAAGCGCATCGTCACCTTCCTGCGAGACGAGCCCACCTCGGAGCTCGCCCTGCCGGTCGAGCTGCACGGGGCGCGCATTCTCGCTCAGCAGGGCAGGGAAGTCTTCAGCGCGTACCTGCCAACCCCGAGGGGCCCCGTCTTCATGGGGCTCATCGAGAAGACGCTCGGCAAGGAGCTGACGACCCGTACCTGGGACACCGTCATCAAAGTCGCCAGGGCGTAGGAAGCCCCGCGTTCTCTCTGGCTGGGTCCAGGGCTGCCCTTCACACCTCCTTCCGCACCGCGCGGCCCACCACCACCGTGATGTTGTCACTGCCGCCGCCGTCGAGCGCCTCCTGCAGCAGCGTCTCGCACGCCTGTCGTGCCGAGGTCATCGAGCGAAGCACGTCCCGGATCCGCTCGTCGCTCACATGCCGGGTGAGCCCGTCGCTGCAGAGCAGCAGGATGTGGCCCCAATTCATCTCGAAGCGGGTGATCGTGGGATGGGTCTCGCGCCCGCCGATCGAGCTGGTGAGCGTGTGGGCCAGCCGGGTCCCGGCCGCCTCCTCCGCCTTCATGACGCCGAGGTCGACCATCTCCTGCGCCATGGTCTGGTCGCGGGTGATCTGGGTCAGCTCGCCGTTCCGGAGCAGGTAGCAGCGGCTGTCGCCCACTTGGAGCAGGTAGGCACGGGGCCAGACGCCGAGGTACAGGGTGAGTGTCGTGGCCATCCCGCGGAAGTCCATGTCCTCTTCGCCCAGGCGCACCAGATCCGCGTGGCATTGGCGGGCGGCTTCCTCGAGCGCGTGATAGAGGGCCTGATCGTTGTCCTCCACGGCGCCGAAGTAACAACGGGTGGCATGGGAGACGTATCGGGTGACTGCCTGGAGCGCCAGCCGGCTGGCCGTCTCACCCCGGGCGGCGCCGCCCACCCCATCGGCGACCATCGCGAGCGACGCGAGCCGCTCACTCTCCGACAGGAGGCCGTCGGCCTCGGGGATACTGGAGAGCCGAAGTACGAGCTGCTTGCGGAGCGAGCAGAGGATGAAGTGGTCCTGGTTGTCTTTCCGGATCTTGCCGGGATGGGTCACGCCGTGGGCGTCGATCTCGTCCTCGCGGGGCTTACGGGACGCGAGGGTCGCGGCGGCGGCTGCGTTCAGGGCAGGCATGCGTGCTCCGGGTCTGACGTGGACGGACTCGCCTAATCTGGGGACTCTCGCACTGTCCGGCCACCCTTTGCCGGACTCAATCGGTGTCTTGTGGAGGGCGGCCGTCGTCATATAATAGGATCGCGGCGTGTCCCGTTGACTGGCCCCGAGCATGCACCTCACCCTCCTCGAATCCGACCGGAGCCTCCTGGGCTCCCCCGAATACTCCTTTCTCAGCATCCTGGCACACGCCGGGGTGGTGTGGCTCGTCGTCTCCATGAGCGTCGGCGGGAGGCAGCTCCCCAGCGACGAGCGCGAAGCCAAGGCGTTCTTTCTCCTCCCGCCCGACCGGGTCGAGACCCACCCACGCCAGGCCGAGATTGCCCGGGTGGGGAAGATCGGGGGCAGCTTCGCGGACGGACCCCAGCTCGCCAGCCCAGGCGACGGCGCACGGCCTCGGGTGCCCGGCAAGGCCCCCAACCGGCCCGGCAAGCGGAGCGGCGCCCTGGGTGAGCTGCCTTTCGGTCCAGCGCCTTCTCTGCAGCAGATCGCGTTCACCGCGCTGCAGGTGGACGAGATGGTCGAGCGGTACGAGGGGAGCGCTGCGCCGGTCTACCCGCCCGAGCTGGCCGCAGCCAGGGTGGAGGGGCTGGTGCAGGCCAAGTACGTGGTCGATACCACCGGGCGGGTCGACACCAGCACGATCCGCATCGTGATCAGTAACAATCCCCGCTTCAGCGAGTCGGTGCGTACCGCGTTGGCCGAGATGCGCTTCCGTGCGGCCAAGCGGGCCGGCAAGCGGGTCCGCCAACTCGTCGAGCAGCGGTTCCGGTTCAGCAGTCCGTCTGTATCACAGGCTGGGCGACAGGCCAGCTGACGCGGTCCGGGTGGTTCGACGTTCCCCGGCCGCGGACCCCGACACGCCGGAGCCGCGAACCCAGCCTTCCTCACCCCCGAGCCTTTACGGCTCGCTCCACCAGTCGCGCCTCCCCGATTCCCTCGGCCCACCCCGCAAACCCGCTCGTCGCCCCCCGCCACTCGAGCTCGTCGACGTCCCGGAACACCGGCGCATCCGTCCTCAGCGTCGCGAGGGTCTTGAACAGCAGCGCCCGTTCCCGCTCCTCCCCCAGCACCGTGCTCGGAAACCCTTCGATCGGCCCGTATCGATTGAGCAGCCGGGCCGCCGTGGTGCGGCCGATGCCTGAGATGCCCGGATATCCATCCTGAGCATCCCCCACCAGTGCGAGCAGGTCGGGGATGAGCGCGGGCTCCACGCCGAACTTCTTGCGCACGCCTTCGGCGTCCCGGATCTCCTTCGCCCGACGATCCACCTGCACCACCCGGTCGCCTCGGACACACTGCGCCAGGTCCTTGTCGTTGGCCCAGATGCAGACCTTCTCGACCCGCACCTCTTCCGCGGCGAGGTGCGCGGCCGAGGCCAGCCCATCGTCCGCCTCCAGCTCGACCATGGGCCAGACCACGACGCCCATGGCCGCCAGGGCCTTTTCCAGTGGGTGGAACTGGGCGAGGAGCGCGGGATCGATCCCTTCACCAGTCTTGTACTCGGCCCAGAGATCGTTGCGGAAAGACTCGATCACATGGTCGGTGGCGACCCCGAGATGGGTGGCACCCGTCTCGATCATCTCCAGGACCGAGTGCAGCACTCCGACGACGGCGCCGAACGGCTTGTCCTTCCCTTTATTGAAGCGGCGCTGGCCGTAGAACTGGCGGAACAGCTCGTAGGTGCCGTCCAGCAGGTGCACGATCATCCGGGAGGATAATGCATCTTGCGGGAGCTCGAGGACAAGGCGCGCCAATACTATGTCCCTCCCTATCACGTCGCGTTGGTATACTACGGGCTGAGGGACGAGGCCGGCTCCTTGCGCCAGATCGAGCGGATGATCGAGGGCCGGGCTGGGACGCGGTCGTGGTTCGGCATCGATCCCTATGTCAGGTGGCTCGCATCCCACCCGCGGTTCCAGGAGCTGGTGCGGCCGCTTGGACTGCCCGCATAAACCAGCATAGGTAGACCGGATTGGAGTGATGGCAAGGCCCTACCGTGAGTGTCCCGCGTGCGGCAAGCACGCGCTCAGCATCGCGACCCGCTGTCCCCAGTGCGGGCATGAGCTTTCCAACCAGCCGGTTCAGCGACCGGAATCTCGCGACCCCAGGCCGTTGAGGGTGCTGGTGGTGGTTGCCGTCGTCCTGCTGGGCGCGAGCGGGCTGGCCACCGTGCTCCGGCGGGGAGGGATAGGGGAGTCGGAGTCTCGAACCACCGCCGCAGTGCGGCCGGAAGCGCCCAGCGCGCTCGAGAACGACGTGGACACGGCGCCGCCGGCCGCACCTGATTCCTCCCCCAGCGTCGCGGCCGTCCCACGACTCGCTCGAACCTGGACCAAGGTTCACGCTCGCCGCAGCGTCAAGGCCGACGTGGTCTCCATCCTGCTCCCGGGTGACACCGTCCTGGCCGACTCGCTTCGGGGCGGTTGGTGGCGCGTGGCCCTCGAGGGGCGGGTGCTCGGCTACGTGTACGCCCGGACTCTCACAGGGGATTGATCTTCCAGGTTGCACCGCCGGTCGACACTCCCCCGGGTTCGGCGTATATTCGACCGCCCCCAACCACGACCTCTCCAAGCTCCGCATCGACCGCGACCCTCCACCCGAGATCCGGCGCGCCTTCGGCCGTACGCTGTGGTTCGTCGGCGCCGCGGTTGTTCTGGTCGCCGCTGCCGTGCTCTGGGCTCGAAGCCGCTCCGCCGTCACGGTCGAGACCATCATCGCTGCGCCGATGGCGAGTGGCGGCGGCGGGACCGGTGGCGGTGGCACAACCTCGGTCACAGCCAACGGCTACGTGGTGGCCCGCACCCGCGCCGCCGTCTCGGCCAAGATCCCCGGCCGCATCGCCTCGCTCACGGTGGACGGCGGCTCCAACGTGCGCCGCGGCGAGGTGATCGCCAGACTGGAGAACGACGACTACGCCGCCGCCGCTGCCGAGGCCCGAGCCAACGTCACCAGCGCCCGCGCGCAGCTCTCCGAGGCCGCCACCGAGCGGGACCAGTCGGCCCGCGAGGCCCACCGGCTGGCGCGGATTCACGGCGAGCATCCCGAGCTGATCTCGGCGCAGGACGTCGAGGCTGCCGAGGCCGCGCTCCGCTATGCCCAGGCCACGCTGGAGAACACCTACATCCGCGCTCCGTTCACCGGCACCGTGCTGAGGAAAGAAGCCGAGGTAGGTGAGGTGGTGGCCCCCTCGGTGGGCGGCGGGCTCACCCGCGGCGCGGTGCAGGCGATCAGGTAGTGGTACTTGACTGGTCGGTCAATTTAGACTAAGATAGATCCCATGCCACGCCCCAAGTCCTTCGACGAGGACGCCGTCCTCGACCAAGCCGTGCAGCTCTTCCAGGAGCGCGGCTACGAAGGCACCTCCCTGGCCGATCTCGAGGCCCACCTCGGCCTCGGCCGGCAGAGCATCTACAACAGCTTCGGTGACAAGCAGGCGCTCTTCCTCAAGGCGCTGGAGCGCTACCGGCAGAATATCTCCGAGCTGATGCTGGGCCAGCTCGACGCCCCGGATGCCGGCCTGGAAGCGATTCGCGCCTTCTTCCGGACATCAGTCGAGGCCATGACTGCCCCCGGGCCCAGACGGGCCTGCCTGGTGGCCAGTACCATTCTGGAGCGGGGCGCGGAGGATCCCGATGCCCTGCTGCGCTGCAATCACGCGCGGGCCGGGCTGGAGCGGCTGCTCCGTCGCGCGCTGGCACAGGCCAAGTCCCGCGGGGAGGTGTCCAGGAGCCTCGACGTCGAGGCCACCGCGACCCTCCTGGTCATTCAGAATTACGGGCTCAATATCCTTGCGAAAACCGGCGCACCTGCGGCAGATCTGCACGCCGCCGTAGAGGTCCTGCTGGCGGGCCTGGAGTAGTGTTTTGGTGTCTTGTTTTTGACCGATCAGTCACAAATTAAGGAGACTCCACATGTCGGACGGATTGCGGATCGAGGGACGGGTGGCCCTGGTGACCGGGGCGAATCGGGGAATCGGGCGGGCTATCGTCGAGGCGCTGCTGGAGCGGGGCGCGCGGAAGGTCTATGCGGCCGCTCGGAAGCCGGAGGCGGTGGCCGATCTCGTAGCGGAGAACGCAGGACGGGTCGTACCGCTTCGGCTCGACATCACCAGCTCCGAGGAGGTGCGGCAGGCGGTCGCGCAGGCCGGCGACATCGATCTGCTGGTGAACAATGCCGCGATCCTGGGCCATATGGCAGGCGGCTTCGAGGATCCTGTGTGGCTCGACGCGGCCCGGCGGGAGTACGAGACCAACGTGGTCGGCGTGCTGCAGGTCTCCCAGGCGTTCGCCCCGGTGCTGGCGCGGCAGGGCGGCGGTACGCTGGTCAACGTGAGCTCGGTGGCCGGGTTGGTGGGCATGCCGCTGGTGCTCACCTACAGCTCGTCCAAGGCCGCGCTCCATTCGCTCACCCAGAGCACCCGGCAGCTCCTGCGCGGACAGCGAACCTACGTGGCGGGGGTGTACCCCGGGCCGGTGGACACGGACATGGCAGCCGAGCTCACCTTCCCGAAGGTATCGCCGTCGGCGGTCGCGCATTCGATCTTGGACGGGCTGGAGCAGGGGCTGGAGGAGATCTATCCCGATCCGTTCGCGGCCGAGTATGGGGATGCGTACGCGGTGAATCCCAAGGGACTCGAGGCGCGTATCGCGACGATGGGGGCGGCCGACTGAGCGTAGGGAGCCGCGGACCCGCGTGGGTTGGGGTCCGCGGCCGGGGGAACG
The nucleotide sequence above comes from Gemmatimonadales bacterium. Encoded proteins:
- a CDS encoding endonuclease/exonuclease/phosphatase family protein; the protein is MLWLGCAPTINLLNPNTPRFAGEYAAPIADAGALPRLRIVTFNVKLARRIDRAIEVLRSDSLHAADVIALEEMDDAGVERIARALQLNYVYYPGSIHPIDHKYFGPAVLSRWPIERSWKLLLPHEGRVRHQRRTATAAILRVAGRPVLAYAVHLETPIRLSDKGRADQVRAVLSDAAGFAGPVVIAGDFNSYGVGPLLVRQGYHWLTARVGPSISFFSWDHIFARGLSPARPASAGVVRQVHGASDHHPVWAVVVD
- a CDS encoding globin family protein, which produces MTAWKPQEEEHMTPEQQAIVRESWRRFEPTVQSDASFYERLFALDPAVRHLFASVDLERLQRKLMAMLAEIVRVLDQPDVLVSEVAALGSRHLHYGVRDADYQSVGAALLWTLEQNLGEEFTPEVRAAWTEAYLLVSTVMRRAAARAASSS
- a CDS encoding phospholipase D-like domain-containing protein, with amino-acid sequence MSPKRSATKRSRPWSDGWRQLRTARAAVAVLVGLLLAVILLYVNLASSERKVENPLPHRYATADSQFVRTMGSLLGPGFLPGNRVTTLLNGDQVFPAMLQAIRSARRTITFENYIYWSSQVEQQFSQALAERARAGVRVHLLLDWVGSDKKDRNSIEQMRKAGVEVVEYRPLRWYNLDRLNHRDHRKILVVDGRVGFTGGVGIADKWLGHAQDRDHWRDSHFQAEGPVVAQLQSVFMDDWFATRGTLLDGPGYFPDLDPVGPEWAQAFRSSPSGGSESVRLMYLLAIAAAARSILIANAYFVPDRVTVAMLVEARRRGVEVEIIVPGPILDAQVVRRASRELWGPLLRSGVRIYEYQPTMYHTKVMVVDDLWVSVGSTNFDERSFRLNQEANLNVLDPGFAEEQVRVFREDRQRSKRITLEEWRRRPLWERVEGWVAGVGRGQL
- a CDS encoding DUF1697 domain-containing protein; translated protein: MTRYAAFLRGVSPMNAKMPELKQAFESAGFTEVKTVLSSGNVVFNARGASERSLQRKAEAAMSRRLGQAFLTIVRPVEILRELLASDPYRSFGLSPAAKRIVTFLRDEPTSELALPVELHGARILAQQGREVFSAYLPTPRGPVFMGLIEKTLGKELTTRTWDTVIKVARA
- a CDS encoding protein phosphatase 2C domain-containing protein, with amino-acid sequence MPALNAAAAATLASRKPREDEIDAHGVTHPGKIRKDNQDHFILCSLRKQLVLRLSSIPEADGLLSESERLASLAMVADGVGGAARGETASRLALQAVTRYVSHATRCYFGAVEDNDQALYHALEEAARQCHADLVRLGEEDMDFRGMATTLTLYLGVWPRAYLLQVGDSRCYLLRNGELTQITRDQTMAQEMVDLGVMKAEEAAGTRLAHTLTSSIGGRETHPTITRFEMNWGHILLLCSDGLTRHVSDERIRDVLRSMTSARQACETLLQEALDGGGSDNITVVVGRAVRKEV
- a CDS encoding TonB family protein, which translates into the protein MHLTLLESDRSLLGSPEYSFLSILAHAGVVWLVVSMSVGGRQLPSDEREAKAFFLLPPDRVETHPRQAEIARVGKIGGSFADGPQLASPGDGARPRVPGKAPNRPGKRSGALGELPFGPAPSLQQIAFTALQVDEMVERYEGSAAPVYPPELAAARVEGLVQAKYVVDTTGRVDTSTIRIVISNNPRFSESVRTALAEMRFRAAKRAGKRVRQLVEQRFRFSSPSVSQAGRQAS
- a CDS encoding 5'-3' exonuclease H3TH domain-containing protein, which encodes MIVHLLDGTYELFRQFYGQRRFNKGKDKPFGAVVGVLHSVLEMIETGATHLGVATDHVIESFRNDLWAEYKTGEGIDPALLAQFHPLEKALAAMGVVVWPMVELEADDGLASAAHLAAEEVRVEKVCIWANDKDLAQCVRGDRVVQVDRRAKEIRDAEGVRKKFGVEPALIPDLLALVGDAQDGYPGISGIGRTTAARLLNRYGPIEGFPSTVLGEERERALLFKTLATLRTDAPVFRDVDELEWRGATSGFAGWAEGIGEARLVERAVKARG
- a CDS encoding biotin/lipoyl-binding protein codes for the protein MLWARSRSAVTVETIIAAPMASGGGGTGGGGTTSVTANGYVVARTRAAVSAKIPGRIASLTVDGGSNVRRGEVIARLENDDYAAAAAEARANVTSARAQLSEAATERDQSAREAHRLARIHGEHPELISAQDVEAAEAALRYAQATLENTYIRAPFTGTVLRKEAEVGEVVAPSVGGGLTRGAVQAIR
- a CDS encoding TetR/AcrR family transcriptional regulator; translated protein: MPRPKSFDEDAVLDQAVQLFQERGYEGTSLADLEAHLGLGRQSIYNSFGDKQALFLKALERYRQNISELMLGQLDAPDAGLEAIRAFFRTSVEAMTAPGPRRACLVASTILERGAEDPDALLRCNHARAGLERLLRRALAQAKSRGEVSRSLDVEATATLLVIQNYGLNILAKTGAPAADLHAAVEVLLAGLE
- a CDS encoding SDR family oxidoreductase; this encodes MSDGLRIEGRVALVTGANRGIGRAIVEALLERGARKVYAAARKPEAVADLVAENAGRVVPLRLDITSSEEVRQAVAQAGDIDLLVNNAAILGHMAGGFEDPVWLDAARREYETNVVGVLQVSQAFAPVLARQGGGTLVNVSSVAGLVGMPLVLTYSSSKAALHSLTQSTRQLLRGQRTYVAGVYPGPVDTDMAAELTFPKVSPSAVAHSILDGLEQGLEEIYPDPFAAEYGDAYAVNPKGLEARIATMGAAD